The Desulfobacterales bacterium sequence AGGTAGATGCCAAGGCAAAGGCCGAAGATGAAGCCAAAGCCAAGGCGGCGGCGGAAGAAAAGGCAAAAGCCGACGCTGAAGCAAAGGCCCAGGCGGAAGCGGAAGCCAAGGCCAAAGCTGCGGCAGACGCCAAAGCAAAAGCCGAGGCCGAAGAAAAGACCAAGATCGAGGCCCAAGCAAAGGCCCAGGCAGCCGAAGTTGCCAAGCGCGAAGCCGAGGAAGAAGCGATTCGGGAAAAGCGAAGGAATGAACGCGATAAACGGATTGACAAGAAAAAAACGGCGCCGGCAAAAACCGCTGCCATGAGTGCGGCTGAGGAGCAGAAATCCTCGCTTGATAAAATGATGGACAGACTCCAGCGAATTCATCGAAGAGTCGCTTAATCGACAGGAAAAAACCAAGCGCGTTTAGACACCGGGAAGATCTCTCGCATGTTTAATCGCTTGAACAACAAATATGAGGAGGAACCTCTAATGGCAGAAGAAAAAAAAGCAGCGGAAGTTAAATCGGAAAAGGCCTCAAAAAAGGCCGATCCCGTCAAGGCTTCCATCGATATCGCAACCCAGCAGATGATCCTGCGCGCCCAGGAACTGGGCGTTGAAACCGTATTTGACAGGGCCGAGAGCATGAAGCCCTGTAACATAGGCATCCAGGGCACCTGTTGTAAAAACTGCGCCATGGGGCCTTGCCGTCTCCCGCTTCCCAAATCGGGGATCGAAGGGGGCGACGATCGCAAAGGACTGTGCGGCGCCACCGCCAATACCGTTGCGGCCCGGAACTTTGCCCGGATGGTGGCAGCCGGAACGGCAGCCCATTCGGACCACGGCCGCAGTGTGGCCGAAGTTTTCATGTCGGTGGCAACCAAAGAAACCGACGATTATAAAATAAAGGATCCCCAGAAACTGCTGTCGATTGCGCCTCATTTTGACGTGGCAACGACAATGGAAGTCGACGGTAAAGAGGTGGATCGTAAGATTGACGAAATCGCCCTTGAAGTTGCTGAAAAAGCATTGGCGGAGTGGGGCAAGCCGGAAGGCGAACTGCGCTACCTGAAACGGGCGCCCCAGCCACTTTACGAAAGATGGAAAAAGCTGGGTGTACTCCCACGCAATATCGACAGGGAAGTGGTCGATATCATGCATCGCACCCACATGGGCGTCGATCAAGACTATAAAAATATTGTGAAGCAATGCACCCGAACATCATTGGCCGATGGATGGGGTGGTGCGATGATGGCAACCGATCTGCAGGATGTCATGTTCGGCACACCCTATCCCCTGCAGTCCGAAGCCAACCTCGGCATCATGAAGCAGGATCATGTCAATATCATCATCCACGGCCATGAGCCGATTCTTTCCGAGATGATCGTGGCCGCGGCCCAGTCCAAAGAGATGGTGGACTATGCCAAGACAAAAGGCGCCAAAGGCATACAGCTGGGCGGCATCTGCTGCACCGGCAATGAAATCCTGCAGCGCCACGGCGTACCGCCGGCCGGCACCTTCCTGCAGCAGGAGCTGGCCATCGTTACCGGCGCCTGTGAAGCCATGGTGGTGGACGTCCAGTGTGTATTCCAGAACCTGGCCAATGTGGCCAAGTGCTTCCATACCAAGCTGATTACTACCCATCCCATGGCAAAGATGGAGCAGGAAAATGTGATCCACATCGAATTCGATGAGCATCATGCCATGGAAGATGCCAAGCGCATCGTCAAAATGGCCGTCGACAACCTCCAGAACCGCAAAGCGGAAGTAATGATTCCGCGCCAGAAAGCCACCCAGATTGCCGGGTTCGGCGTTGAATCGATTGAATATCACCTGGGCGGCATGTTCCGGGGCAGTTACTATACCCTCAACGACAACATCATCAACGGCCGCATCCGGGGCATCGCCGGGGTGGTGGGGTGCAACAACGCCCGGACGACCCACAATAATACGCACATCACGCTGATAAAGGAACTGATTAAAAATGACGTGATTGTCCTGACTACCGGTTGCGCCGGCATCGCCTGCGGCATGCACGGCCTCTTGACGCCGGAAACGGCGCCGGTCTACTGCGGGCCCGGGTTGGCAGAAGTGTGTGAAACCGTCGGGATTCCGCCGGTCCTTCATATGGGCTCGTGTGTGGATAACACCCGCATTTTACTGGCAGCCACCGAAGTCGTCAAAGCCGGCGGACTCGGCAAAGACATCTGCGATCTACCGGCGGCCGGCAGCGCTCCGGAATGGATGAGTGAAAAGGCGATCGCAATTGGTCAATATTTTGTGTCTTCGGGGGTCTATACCGTTTTTGGCGTTCATATGCCCATTACCGGCGCGCCTGAGTTTCAGGATTACCTGTTCAAGGATCTTGAAAAAATCTACGGCGGCATGTGGGACTGCGAGGCAGACCCCATCAAACATGCCCATAAGATGATTGCCCATATCGACAAGAAGCGAAAAGCGCTGGGCATTGACAAGGCCCGTGAGCGCGTCCTGATGGATATGGCCGATCGCCAGAAGCTGGAAGCCATGTAATTGGAACAGGTGATGATTCTATTAACAATCTGAGGTTCGATAATATCCTCAACGAAGGAGGAACGTATGTCTAAATTAGTCGCGTTTGCAGCCATTCAAGGTGGCTATAATATCGTATCAAAGGTTCAAGGCGAATACAAAAAAGCGCTGGCGACCTATAATGCGGATACCAAGGTCGGATTTCCCAACACGGCCTATTTTCTGCCGGTTATCTACTCACTGCTCGGCATCAAGGTTGAAACCCTTGAGGACATGAAAAAACCGCTCGATTTTGCCCGGGGGCTCTTGCCCCCCCATGTAAAGAATGTCAACCATCTGCCCTATCTCGGGCCCCTGCTGGACGCCGGCATGGCGACCCTGTTTGCCTTTGAAATTCGCGAGGCCCTGCGGTATCTGAATGAACCGGATTTCTACCTGCATTCGGAAGACCCGGATATCGAGGCCGGTAAAATCTGGCTGGGGGCCGCCGACGACACCGTTTTCAGAAAAAGAGGCGTTGAATTCGTGGACGGTTCGGCCCCCGGGTTTGCGGCCATTGTCGGCGCAGCCCCGGATCCGGAAATCGCCAAAATGATTGTGGAGGATTACCAGAAGCGCAGCCTTTATATTTTCCTGGCGGCCGGCCACAATGACACCAGCGTGGCCCAGCAGCTGATCGAGGCCGGTGTTCAGATCGGCTGGAATACCCGCATCGTACCGTTCGGGCCGTATATTTCTTCGGCCATCTTTGCCCTCGGGTTCGCCAACCGGGCGGCCATGGCCTTCGGCGGGGTTCAGCCGGGCGACTACAAAAAGATGCTCATGTACAACAAGAACCGGATTTTTGCATTCGTCAACGCCCTGGGCGAAGTCGGCACCGAATGGGGTGCGGCTGCGGCCGGATGCGTCAACTGGGGTTTTCCGACCCTGGCGGACACCGATATTCCTGAAATTCTGCCCACCGGCATCTGCACCTATGAACACGTGGTGGCCAATGTTCCCCATGAGGAAATCGTGCAGCGGTCGGTTGAAGTCAGAGGGCTCAAGGTCACGGTTTCCACCATCGACATCCCCTGCGCCTTTGGCCCGGCCTATGAGGGCGAGCGCGTGCGGGGGGCCGACCTGTTATGCCAGATGGGCGGCGGAAAGACCCCCTGCACCGAGCTGGTCAAGATGGCTGATATGAACGAGATTGAAGACGGCAAGGTCGAGGTCATCGGCGACGATCTCGACAAGGTAAAGGCCGGCGACAACATACCCCTGGGCATCTATGTACAGATCGCCGGACGTGAGTTCCAGGCGGATTTCGAGCCGATCCTGGAGCGCCAGATCCATCACCTGATCAACTACATCCAGGGCGTCATGCATATCGGCCAGCGGGATATCGCCTGGATCCGCGTCAGCAAGGGCGCCGTTGAGAAGGGCTTTAGGCTCAAGGATATCGGCACGGTCCTGCATGCCAAATTCCACCAGGATTTCCAGAAGATCGTGGACAAGGTCCAGGTGACCCTCTATACCAAAAAGGCCGATGTCGAGAAACTGACGAAACGGGCCCGCGAAGAATATAAGATGCGGGATGAGCGGGTGGAAAAGATGACGGACGAGGCCGTAGAGACCTATTATTCCTGTACGCTGTGCCAGTCCTTTGCACCCAGTCATGTCTGTACGGTCAGCCCGGAGCGAACCGGCCTTTGCGGCGCCTATAACTGGATGGACTGCAAGGCTTCCTTTGAGATCAACCCCACCGGACCGAACCAGCCCATTCAGAAGGGGGAATGCCTGGACCCGGTTCTGGGACAGTGGAAAGGCGTCAACGAGTTTGTCTATAAGGCCTCCCGGGGCGCCGTCACCCATTACAACTTTTACTCCATGGTAAAAGACCCCATGACCACCTGCGGCTGCTGCGAGTGCATCGCGGCCATGCTGCCGGGCTGTAACGGCGTGATGACGGTCAACCGGGAATATATGGGCGAAACCCCCTGCGGTATGAAATTCACCACCCTGGCCGGCGTAATGGGCGGCGGGGCGTCTTCGCCCGGCTTTGTCGGCCATTCCAAGTTCAATATCACCCAGGGCAAGTTCATCGTCGGCGACGGCGGACTCCTGCGGATGGTCTGGATGCCCAAGATGCTCAAGGAAGAGATTAAGGAAAGAATTGAGAAGCGCGGCGCGGACATGGGGGTTCCCAATTTGTATGAGATGATTGCCGATGAAACGGTCGGGACCACCGAGGAAGAGATTATGGCTTACCTCAAGGAAAAAGGGCATCCGGCCCTTTCAATGGACCCGATCATTTCCTGATATTGTCAGGTCTGCTGCGGGGGAACGGATAAAGATCCCGTTCCCCCGCAGCCACGGCGACAATCCATGTCCAGCAAACGCTGAAACATGATATCCAATTAACGTAACTACCTGCGTTAACTCTCTAAATCAGAAGGAGACAACAATGGCTTTAACCGGAATCCAAATATTTAAACTCCTGCCGAAAACCAACTGCAAGGAATGCGGTGTGCCCACCTGCCTGGCGTTTGCCATGAACCTGGCATCCGGCAAGGCCGAACTGGACAGCTGCCCGTACGTATCCGACGAGGCGCGCGAACAGCTGGCGGAAGCGTCGGCCCCGCCGATTCGTCCGGTCGCCGTGGGAAAAGGTGTCAGAGCCTTTACCACCGGCGGCGAAACCGTGCTCTACCGGCATGAGAAAACCTTTTATAACAAAACCGCCATCGGCGCCATGATCGCATCCGATCTGCCGACAGAGGAACTCAAATCCAAATTGAAAATTTGGAACGCGTTTCAATTTGAACGCGTGGGGCTCAACCTGCGGCCTGAACTGGTGGCATTAAAGGATGTCGGCGGGGACAAAGCGGCTTTTGCCGAAAAGGCGAAATTGATTGCGGAAACCTCCGAGTTCAACTTGGTATTGATGTCGGACAACATGGATGTCCTGAAGGCCGGCATCGAAGCGGCTAAATTCAAGCGACCGCTGCTGTACGCCGCCACCGCGGACAACATGGATGCCTGCGGCGCCCTGGCCAAAGAAAACGATCTGCCCATTGTCGCCAGGGCCGATTCGGTGGAAGGGCTGATCGCGCTGACCACCAAACTGACCGAGATGGGTCTTAAAGATATCGTGCTGGATCCGGGCTCCCGGGAGGTCAAGCAGGCCTTTGAGGACCAGGTAAGCATCCGGCGGGCGGCGCTGAAAAAAGGCAACCGCGCCCTGGGCTTTCCCACCATTACGTTTCCCTGTGAGATGGCCGCAAACAGCGATATGGAAACCGTGATTGCCGCCATGTTCATCGCCAAATACGGCGGCACCGTCATTCTTTCCGATTTCAGCGGCGAGAGTCTCTTTCCGCTTTTGCTGGAACGGCTCAACATTTTTACAGACCCCCAGCGCCCCATGACCGTGACCGAGGGCATCTACGAAATCGGCAACCCCAATGAGAATTCACCTGTACTGGTCACCACCAATTTTGCCCTGACCTATTTCATCGTTTCCGGTGAAATTGAAGGGAGCCGGGTTCCTTCCTGGCTTCTCATCAAGGATTCCGAAGGTCTGTCGGTCATGACGGCCTGGGCGGCCGGAAAATTTTCCGGCGATGATGTGGGCGCGTTTGTCAAAAAATCCGGGATCGCGGACAAGGTCAATCACAAGGAACTGATCATACCCGGTTATGCCGCTGCGATTGCCGGTGATGTTGAGGAGGAGCTGTCGGGCTGGAAGATCACGGTGGGCCCGCGGGAAGCAGCGCATCTTCCGGCATTTCTCAAGGCCAGATAACCAAAAAGGGAGGAGATATGTTACTCATTGGTGAAAGTTTAAACGTAATTTCAAAGACGATCGGAAAGGCTTACAAGGAGCGCGACCCCAAACCGATCCAGGCGGAGGCGCTTTTCCAGCGGGAAAAGGGCATGGATTATATCGACATCAACCTGGGTCCGGCCAAGAAAGACGGCCATGAACTGATGCCGTGGGTGGTTCAGACCGTTCAGGAAGTGGTGGATGATGTCCCCCTGGCGCTGGATACGTCCAATATCGAGGCCATCGCAGCGGCCCTGAAAGTCTGTAAGCTGCCGCCGCTGATTAATTCCATCATGTGCCGGCCGGAGCGCTATGAAAAGATGATTCCACTGGCGGCTGAGAGCGGCGCTGATTTTATCGCGCTGATGTGGGGGCCGGAAGGCCTTCCCCGGGACGAAAATGAACGGGCCGCCCTGAGCGTGGAATTAATCTATACGGCCAATGAAGCCGGAATCCCCAATGAGAAAATCTGGGTGGATGGGATCGTTACGCCGGTGAACATTCAGCAGCCCCAGCTCATCAGCCTGATGGAATTTCAGGCCATGCTCCAGGACATTGCGCCGGGGGCCAAAAGCACCTGCGGATTGTCCAACATCTCCAACGGACCGCCGGATCACCTGCGCCCCATTCTCAACCAGACCTACATGGTCATGCTGGAAAGAAAGGGAATGTACTCGGTCATCGCCGATCCGCGCGATGACGGCCTGATCGCCATTGCCAAGGGAAAGCGTCCGGACGTCGTGGAGCTGATTCATTCGGTCATGGACGGCAATGCACCCGATATGGGCGGCCTGACCAAGGAAATGCAGGATTATGTAAAAACGGTCAATGTTATCTTGGGCAATTCCCTGTATTCCGATTCCTGGCTGGAAATTTAAAGAATTACCCTGTTGTTAAAAAAAGCCCCGCTCTTTCGAGTGGGGCTTTTTTTATGCCGATACGACTTCGGCGACACGAAACGCCTGAAATTAATCGTCTGTCACGATGTGTTCAATGGCAGATACGATTTCTTCAATATCATCAGGAAAAACTTCGGAAAACCATAACTTCTGAGGATAAAGCATCACATTGGACCCCTTGGCGCAAAGCCCCATACATCCTGAAGTGGAAATCCTGACCTTTCCTTGAATTGCGGTATAAGCGGTTGTAGAAAAAAACGTTGGGATAACGGAACGTTTTTTTGACAACCGCTATAGAAGATGGCATCGCAGGCAATGTTAGTGACTATCACGCGCCAGGAAGGGCCGCAGCTCGCGCACATTCTCCATTTCTTCCGCACTGTTCACCAGCCGGATGACGCCCTCTGTCTGTTCGGCGCCGAGGACCGGCTCCATCAGGCGCCGCGCCTTTGTGTTCACGCTTTTCGTATCCATGGGATTTTCCTTGGTGCCGGGGGCGTGGCGAGTAAAATGGCTGACGCTGCGGCCGTCCCGGAGCGTCACCTCCACCAGGCCGCTTCGCGGCGCAGCGGGGTCCATTAGCTTTGGGTCGGCGATCAGCTCAACGCGCGCCTTTGCGGCGCGCACTTTCGGATCCGCCATGCGTTCATAGGAATGGCTGTCCTCGAACGAAAGGGTGCCGCTGACCAGGGCGACCGCAATGATGTGCTGACAGTTGACATCCGGCATGGACCGGTCATTGACGATGCGGGCGCCGTCCTCAGGCAGTTTCACGACGATGCGCTCCACATTGTCTACACTCAGTCCGTGCTCGCGATGGAGTCTGAGGAAGGCGTCCAGCGGCGCCTGGATCGGATAGCCCACTGAAAAAGGCTTTATGGCGGTTTCGGTTACGTAATAGCGGCTTCCCAGTTCCGCAACCATTTCCGCCGGTTTCGGGTCGGCGGACAGCGCCATGAACGCATTGTGTTCGCCATCCAGCACGTCCCAGACGCCGCTGAATCCCATCTGCGACATGATTGCGGCCGTCACGCCGTTGCGGGCGCCCATGCCGGAGAAGTCAAAAGCCTTTTCAACATGCTCGGCATCCCGGACCCAACTCCATATGCCCGATACCTGCTGGGCGGCGTATGAAAGCGCGTGGCGCATCCCCTTTTCATCCAGCCGGGCCAGTGCGGCAGCCGCCCCCACGCTGCCCATGGTGGAGCTGGTGCCTTCGGCGCTGCGGTGCGTCTTGCGCACCAGGTCCGCGCCGAGCGCCAGCAGAAAGCGGCAGCAGAGGTCGTAGCCCAGCGCCACCGCGTTTAGCAGTTCCGTACCCGATCTGCCCTCGCGCTCGGCCATGGCAAGGGCCGCAGGTACGACGGAGCAGCCGGGATGGGCTTTTGCGGCCGGGTGAAAGTCATCGGTCTCGTCGGCGTGGGCAAACATCGCATTGGCCAGCGCAGCGTTTACGGCGGAAGTCCGGATATCGGTGGTGACGACGGTCGCTTCCGCGACCCCGCCCTGGGCGCGTGCGTACCGGATCGCCATCTCTCCGGGTTTGAGATGGGCGCCCGACACCATGGCGGCCAGGGTGTCCAGGACGCGGTGTTTGGTTTCCTGTGCCACGTGCGGCGCGAGACTTCGGTCCCGCGCTTCTACCATGTACCGCGCCAATCGCCCGGTAATATCAGTTGCAGACATTTAAATCCTCCTTTTGCTTTTGCTCTGGTGAATAAGTATCGTTAGCGCAATCTTACCGGAAATGGGTGCCGTTTGATGCATCCATAGTTGAGAATCTCACGCTTTTTAATCCGGCAGTGGCAGGTACTGGCCTCGTGCGACGAGATAGTGCGCCTACAAGATCCGGGCTGCGACCGAGCGCCACGGAGCCCAGGCACCAGCCAGGTGCTGCTGCTCATTTCTCGTGGGGAGTGCATTTAAATGCTTGACGTCACGGAGCGCTGCTGCCAGCGCCAAGTCCCCCTGAGGCCAGACATCAGGACGTCGTAGGGCCATGAGATAATAGATGTCTACGCTCCAAGGTCCGAGCCCTGGAACACCCAATAATGCCTGCCTTCCCATATCATCCGGGCCGTGGGCAATTGAAGTAAGGTCGAGGCTTCCGTCGAGAATGCGTGCAGCCAGACCATGACAATAGCCGGCTTTCTGCCGGGTCTGCCCGAAATTCCTCAACCCGCTCACTTGGATTGCATAGAGCGCTTCCGGCGTCATAGCGCCCAGCTGAGAGGTGAGCCGCCGATACATCGTGCGCGCGGCCAGCGAAACCTGCTGTTCGAGGATGATTTGAATGAGAGCAGGGAACCCTGGTTTTCGTCCCCACATCGGCGGCACGCCCAGTCGGCTGAGGACAGCGCCCAGGTCGGGATCCACTTCCGCTAAATGCCGTGCCCCGCTGCTTAGAGAGGCCCGCGTCAGCCGCCGAGGCATACTACAGGGTTTGGCTTGGGCCACAGGATGTCCCATTAAATATAACCATAAATTTGAAAAAATATTGCTGGAAATAATCCGGAAGGCCTGCAATCCAAAAGAGAAGCCAAGCTATGGTTACAATAATCAACAACCGTAAGTGTTTTCGAAGCTTCATTGAGTTTTGTCCGAATCATATTGGTCGGGCGTTATCCATCAGCCTGGCGATTCAGCGCGTCGGTTGAACGGGCTTGGGCCGTTCCCTCACGAATTCAACTCCGTCGATGTTTCGCACTACAACCGGCGAGTCAAAACAATATTCTTCCGGGCAATTCTTTCTCTTAAACACAATGGCGCTCATTGGCAATGTGTCATTGATGTAAATGCCGCTGCGCGCATTCGGGTCCAATAGTCTCTCTCCGCCGCCATGTACGTACTCGTGCAGGCCGTCATCCTTTTTCAATTGGCCGGCGTTTAAATTTTCGTTATGCATAAAAATCAATTCCGAAGTATTCAGACACCCTCGTATACCCTGGGGCAGGCGCTTCTCGCATTGGAACAAACCCAGTCGGATCGCGTTGAGACAACGTACAGGAAACGACTATCAGTGCTGCCAAGAAAATCCACAATTTTAATTTGTGCATGTATCCTCCGGCCAAACCGCGCCTGAGCAGCGGGTATGCTTTTATGCCCGTCTGCGTCCAAATATATAAAGACAGGGGAATTGGACGTTTATTTGCAGGGATTTTAGCGAACAGGCACCGGGGTGTCAAGGGTGAAGAAAGGTAGCGATAGGCTGAAGGCTGAAGTTAAAGGGCAGTTAAGGGTTTCGTTTTTTTAACCGGAACCGTTATTGTCATGACCTTTTTTTTGGTATATACGTCGATATCATCTTTTATAAATAATAATAAAGCACGGGGGATTATCCATGGCGCGGATCGACGATTATATTGCCGCAAAAAAAATAGCGGTTCAGAAAATTTCAGCCGAATCATTTGAGGCGATCGCCCGGCGCACGGAGTTCAGCGTGCCGGAGCAGCATGTTTTCAGGGTTCCCTTTCTGGACCGTGTTTATACCGTTCATTTTCCTGAGTTTGATTTCAGCGATGAACAGGATGGGAAAAAGGATGTGCCGATTCAGGAACAGATTCTGATCCTGCATTATATGCTGGCCCAGGATGTGCCGGCGCTGACCGGAAACTGGGTGGCCTATCGCGACATCCCGGGTGCGGCGTTTTATTTCAGCGCGTTTGTCAAAAGGGCCGTGGACCCGCTCAAAAAAACATTCGGCAGCAATGCCGCCGGATTGGTGCGGGCCTCCGTGCAACTGAGCGGAAAAGCGGTTGAGCCCGGCGACGCTGCTTTTGAGTTCAGCCTGTTCCCGCGTGTTCGGCTGCGGCTGATTCTGTGGGAAGGCGACCCGGAATTTCCACCCGAGGCCAACATCCTTTTCGATGAAACCATCGGGAAAATATTTTTACCCGAAGATATCGCCTGGCTGGCGGGAATGTTGGTGTACCGCCTGATTGCGCTCTCTCATCGGTAAAGGTCTCTTTTCCCTTAACAGCGAACGCATTCTCTTTCCTGCTGGTACGGGGCGCCCCTACTCTCAATCTCCTTGAAAACCCGGAGAACCTCTGGTACATTGCTATATAATAATCTCACAATTGAATGGACGCTTATTGATAAATCTCCCCTTGCCCCCCCCTTTTCAAAAGAGGGGAATTATTCCTCCACATTCGGCAAGCCCATCGGTCATGAGTCTTTCTGTCGAATGACTCAGGGCCGAATGGCTCATGTCGAGCAGTTTTGCCACGGGGGGGCAGGAGGACTTTTAACCCTATGTCGTCATTGTTATAAGGCGGTTGATAACATTCTATTATTGAGATTATTAAAACCAGTATAGCTCCGGGAGAATTTGATGGTCGAGTCCAAGGCGCTTGAAGTCAATCTGGCCAGCTATCAGGTCGATGTGGCCATCGACCCCAAATACGCGGCACTGCAGGAAATCATGTCGGGTTACTACGGTCTGGCCGAGGGGTTGACGGTTTTCCTGAAGGAGCTTTCCCATCCCTATCGAAACTGGCTGTTTATCGTCAAGGAGGCCAGAGGCTATTCCCTGGACTATTTTCATCTTTTCATCCATCATCCCAGGGGGCCCCAGGCGGCGGCGCTCATTGTCGATATTTTTGCCAATAGCATCAGAGAGGCGGGGGAACCGGAGGTCAAAACCGATGCGGCCGACAATCTGCTTCTTTTTCTGCAAAAAGTCATAAAAGAAAGCGGCGCCGAGATCGGCCGGTTTATGCCGGTTCTCAACAGCGCTTTTAACCAGATCCGGCAATTTAAAAAAGGCAATTTCTTTTTATTTCTCAAAAGCTTTTATCAAATCAAACGCCTGGCGGAATTGCTCATCCGCCTGCCTGATGACGGCAACGCGCTTGATTTAGAACCCGTCAATTCGCTTCTTTTTAAATACCTTAAGGAAACATACGCATACTGGCTGAAAGAAGAAGACCCCTTAAGCTGGTTCAGCAAAGAGGTCGGCCTGCCGGCCGAAGAGAAAATACCGGAAGGTATTTTCAGGGGCATCACCCATGGGGATATCAATGAATTAAATGGTAGACTGGATGCCATTGCCAAAGAGAAAAAGTCCGATGCACCGTTCGTTTTAAAACGGCTGATTGAACTGCCGAGTTATCAACAGATCGTGGCGCAGTACCGCGGCATTCCGCAAA is a genomic window containing:
- the cooS gene encoding anaerobic carbon-monoxide dehydrogenase catalytic subunit; amino-acid sequence: MAEEKKAAEVKSEKASKKADPVKASIDIATQQMILRAQELGVETVFDRAESMKPCNIGIQGTCCKNCAMGPCRLPLPKSGIEGGDDRKGLCGATANTVAARNFARMVAAGTAAHSDHGRSVAEVFMSVATKETDDYKIKDPQKLLSIAPHFDVATTMEVDGKEVDRKIDEIALEVAEKALAEWGKPEGELRYLKRAPQPLYERWKKLGVLPRNIDREVVDIMHRTHMGVDQDYKNIVKQCTRTSLADGWGGAMMATDLQDVMFGTPYPLQSEANLGIMKQDHVNIIIHGHEPILSEMIVAAAQSKEMVDYAKTKGAKGIQLGGICCTGNEILQRHGVPPAGTFLQQELAIVTGACEAMVVDVQCVFQNLANVAKCFHTKLITTHPMAKMEQENVIHIEFDEHHAMEDAKRIVKMAVDNLQNRKAEVMIPRQKATQIAGFGVESIEYHLGGMFRGSYYTLNDNIINGRIRGIAGVVGCNNARTTHNNTHITLIKELIKNDVIVLTTGCAGIACGMHGLLTPETAPVYCGPGLAEVCETVGIPPVLHMGSCVDNTRILLAATEVVKAGGLGKDICDLPAAGSAPEWMSEKAIAIGQYFVSSGVYTVFGVHMPITGAPEFQDYLFKDLEKIYGGMWDCEADPIKHAHKMIAHIDKKRKALGIDKARERVLMDMADRQKLEAM
- a CDS encoding DUF3786 domain-containing protein; the encoded protein is MARIDDYIAAKKIAVQKISAESFEAIARRTEFSVPEQHVFRVPFLDRVYTVHFPEFDFSDEQDGKKDVPIQEQILILHYMLAQDVPALTGNWVAYRDIPGAAFYFSAFVKRAVDPLKKTFGSNAAGLVRASVQLSGKAVEPGDAAFEFSLFPRVRLRLILWEGDPEFPPEANILFDETIGKIFLPEDIAWLAGMLVYRLIALSHR
- a CDS encoding MmgE/PrpD family protein, producing MSATDITGRLARYMVEARDRSLAPHVAQETKHRVLDTLAAMVSGAHLKPGEMAIRYARAQGGVAEATVVTTDIRTSAVNAALANAMFAHADETDDFHPAAKAHPGCSVVPAALAMAEREGRSGTELLNAVALGYDLCCRFLLALGADLVRKTHRSAEGTSSTMGSVGAAAALARLDEKGMRHALSYAAQQVSGIWSWVRDAEHVEKAFDFSGMGARNGVTAAIMSQMGFSGVWDVLDGEHNAFMALSADPKPAEMVAELGSRYYVTETAIKPFSVGYPIQAPLDAFLRLHREHGLSVDNVERIVVKLPEDGARIVNDRSMPDVNCQHIIAVALVSGTLSFEDSHSYERMADPKVRAAKARVELIADPKLMDPAAPRSGLVEVTLRDGRSVSHFTRHAPGTKENPMDTKSVNTKARRLMEPVLGAEQTEGVIRLVNSAEEMENVRELRPFLARDSH
- the acsC gene encoding acetyl-CoA decarbonylase/synthase complex subunit gamma, translated to MALTGIQIFKLLPKTNCKECGVPTCLAFAMNLASGKAELDSCPYVSDEAREQLAEASAPPIRPVAVGKGVRAFTTGGETVLYRHEKTFYNKTAIGAMIASDLPTEELKSKLKIWNAFQFERVGLNLRPELVALKDVGGDKAAFAEKAKLIAETSEFNLVLMSDNMDVLKAGIEAAKFKRPLLYAATADNMDACGALAKENDLPIVARADSVEGLIALTTKLTEMGLKDIVLDPGSREVKQAFEDQVSIRRAALKKGNRALGFPTITFPCEMAANSDMETVIAAMFIAKYGGTVILSDFSGESLFPLLLERLNIFTDPQRPMTVTEGIYEIGNPNENSPVLVTTNFALTYFIVSGEIEGSRVPSWLLIKDSEGLSVMTAWAAGKFSGDDVGAFVKKSGIADKVNHKELIIPGYAAAIAGDVEEELSGWKITVGPREAAHLPAFLKAR
- a CDS encoding dihydropteroate synthase, with translation MLLIGESLNVISKTIGKAYKERDPKPIQAEALFQREKGMDYIDINLGPAKKDGHELMPWVVQTVQEVVDDVPLALDTSNIEAIAAALKVCKLPPLINSIMCRPERYEKMIPLAAESGADFIALMWGPEGLPRDENERAALSVELIYTANEAGIPNEKIWVDGIVTPVNIQQPQLISLMEFQAMLQDIAPGAKSTCGLSNISNGPPDHLRPILNQTYMVMLERKGMYSVIADPRDDGLIAIAKGKRPDVVELIHSVMDGNAPDMGGLTKEMQDYVKTVNVILGNSLYSDSWLEI
- the acsB gene encoding acetyl-CoA decarbonylase/synthase complex subunit alpha/beta → MSKLVAFAAIQGGYNIVSKVQGEYKKALATYNADTKVGFPNTAYFLPVIYSLLGIKVETLEDMKKPLDFARGLLPPHVKNVNHLPYLGPLLDAGMATLFAFEIREALRYLNEPDFYLHSEDPDIEAGKIWLGAADDTVFRKRGVEFVDGSAPGFAAIVGAAPDPEIAKMIVEDYQKRSLYIFLAAGHNDTSVAQQLIEAGVQIGWNTRIVPFGPYISSAIFALGFANRAAMAFGGVQPGDYKKMLMYNKNRIFAFVNALGEVGTEWGAAAAGCVNWGFPTLADTDIPEILPTGICTYEHVVANVPHEEIVQRSVEVRGLKVTVSTIDIPCAFGPAYEGERVRGADLLCQMGGGKTPCTELVKMADMNEIEDGKVEVIGDDLDKVKAGDNIPLGIYVQIAGREFQADFEPILERQIHHLINYIQGVMHIGQRDIAWIRVSKGAVEKGFRLKDIGTVLHAKFHQDFQKIVDKVQVTLYTKKADVEKLTKRAREEYKMRDERVEKMTDEAVETYYSCTLCQSFAPSHVCTVSPERTGLCGAYNWMDCKASFEINPTGPNQPIQKGECLDPVLGQWKGVNEFVYKASRGAVTHYNFYSMVKDPMTTCGCCECIAAMLPGCNGVMTVNREYMGETPCGMKFTTLAGVMGGGASSPGFVGHSKFNITQGKFIVGDGGLLRMVWMPKMLKEEIKERIEKRGADMGVPNLYEMIADETVGTTEEEIMAYLKEKGHPALSMDPIIS